In one window of Arachis ipaensis cultivar K30076 chromosome B06, Araip1.1, whole genome shotgun sequence DNA:
- the LOC107646888 gene encoding uncharacterized protein LOC107646888: MNHDRPLTLAAFLKVNPPKFKGTTVATEADNWFRGIERSLRAQHVPEEQYVEFATYMLEGDAQHWWQGIQRLLQQDEGNILWDIFKEEFYKKYFPRATREAKEMELMQLKQGSMSVAEYTRKFEDLCHFSKVCQGNPTDFEEWKCLKFEGGLREDLLNSVVPLEIQNFVELVNKSQLVEDCAKKIAAARMNRPGSSF; encoded by the coding sequence ATGAATCATGATAGGCCTTTGACATTAGCTGCTTTCTTGAAAGTTAATCCACCGAAGTTCAAGGGTACGACTGTAGCAACTGAAGCTGATAATTGGTTCCGAGGCATAGAAAGGTCCTTGAGGGCACAGCATGTCCCGGAAGAACAGTATGTAGAATTTGCTACTTATATGTTGGAAGGGGATGCTCAGCACTGGTGGCAGGGCATTCAACGTTTACTACAGCAAGATGAGGGTAATATTTTGTGGGATATTTTTAAAgaagagttctataagaagtactttcctagAGCTACTCGTGAGGCAAAGGAGATGGAGTTGATGCAGTTAAAACAGGGAAgtatgtctgttgctgagtatacAAGGAAGTTTGAAGATTTATGTCATTTTTCCAAGGTTTGTCAAGGGAATCCAACAGATTTCGAAGAGTGGAAATGTTTGAAATTTGAAGGAGGACTCCGTGAAGATTTGTTGAACTCAGTGGTTCCATTGGAAATACAGAATTTTGTGGAGTTGGTTAATAAGAGTCAGCTAGTAGAGGACTGTGCTAAGAAGATAGCTGCAGCTCGGATGAATCGCCCAGGATCTTCTTTTTAG